AAACATCTTTACTAGAATGAAGGATTCCATTTCGGCAGACCTTCATAATATGATGGATCAAAAGGAACAGAAAAATCCAATTGCAGCATTAAATCAATACTTGCGTCAAAGTGAACAGGAAAAAGAGAAAGTGAGAAAACTTGTTGAACGTCAGTATCGACTAAAAGATGAATTTACAAGTGAATATCACCGGGCCCAGGACCTTGCTGATAAACGATTGAGACAGGCCAATATAGCCGAAAAAGCTGGCGAAGAAGAAATGCGGGAATTCGCTATGAAGGAACATGAAGAATATCAAGCACGAGCAAATAGATTAAAAGCATCCCGGGCCGAATCTGTTGAACAATTGGAGATGCTGGAACAAAAATACGAAGAGATGAAGTACAAATTAAAGGATATGCATTTACGCCGCATGGAGTTAATGGGCCGGGAAAATGTAGCTCATGCAAACCACCAAATCAATCGGGTTGTTGACCATTCTTCGGAGAAACCATTGGCTCGTTTTGCAGAGATGGAACGGTATATCGAAGACTTGGAATTCAAAGTAAAAAGCTCGTATTACCGAAACACCTTTGACAGCAAGATTGAAAAACTTGAAAAAGAAATGAATCAGTCAAAAGCAGATACGAATTAAGGTTTGAATGCAGCTTATGATAAAAAAATGATATACTGAAGAGGCGCAGCGTACTGCGTCTTTTCCGATACATACTATCAAGAAGGGGGTCACCTTATGTTTCGGCGTCTATCAACAGATACATTGAACTGGATTTTGATTATTGGGGTGATCCTTTTTATCATAGAAATTGCCTTTTTTGGCGGGGGTATGATCATCTCCGCTTTGTTTTGCGGCTTATTCATTTATGTCGGCTGGAAAAGGTTTTATCGATTATGGGGGAAAATTTCCTTCTGGATTGGCATAATTGGCCTTGCATTTGCTGTGTTCAATATGATGGCAGTAAGGTTTCTCATCATTGCCTTTATCGTTTTATTTATCATTAATTATTCAAAATCAAAGAAAGAGCCCGAGCAAATTCAACCGGGTCTGGAAACTGATATTGGTGCTAATCAGGAGAACATTGTCAGGACGCGGCCGTTATTTGATCATAAACTGTTTGGTGATCAACAAACGAAGGATCATGCATATCCATGGAATGACATCAATATTCACGGTATATATGGTGACAGAGTGATTGACTTAAGCAATACCGTTTTACCGGATGATATAGCAGTTATTTCGATTCGCCATATTGTGGGAAACATTGAAATTTATGTTCCGTATGAAGTTGAGGTTAGTATTCACCACAGTTCAATTTTTGGCCGTGCACATATCTTTGGCACACAAGAACGAAATCTAATGAATCAGTCTTTATTATACCGTACAGAGGAATACGATAATTCGCATCTTCCTCGTATCAAAATTATCACCTCGCTAATTTCTGGGGACATCGAGGTGAAACGTATATGAATATCGTTTTGCGTCATATTGTAACAGCAGTTTTATTCAGTTTCCTTGTTTCCATCGTAATTATTGGCATCACCTTGATTGTTTTTCCATTGGATAATTTTGCATTATTATTCAATAGAAAAATTGCCGATATTCCTTACGTGTTCGTAATTTCCCTCATCCCAATCACTGCCGGTTTGATCATTGGTATATCAACAGGTTCATACTGGCGCCAGCGTCTTCATAGGATTGACCGGCAACTGGATGAACTTGTTAAAGGGCAAAAGTTAACAACGGACGACGAGTCATATAAGGAATTACAGGCAATACAAATGCGAATCAATCAAGTTCAGGAAAAATTCAGGGTACAGGCGGAACAGTCCCAGCGAATGGTAACTGAACGTGCAAATGAGCGTGAAAAAAGCCTGCAGGAAGTTGTTGTCCAGGAAAGAAACCGCTTAGCTAGGGAGCTGCATGATTCGGTGAGTCAACAATTATTTGCCGCCTCCATGATGATGTCAGCTATCAATGAAGAAG
This Virgibacillus phasianinus DNA region includes the following protein-coding sequences:
- a CDS encoding PspA/IM30 family protein, with the translated sequence MTNIFTRMKDSISADLHNMMDQKEQKNPIAALNQYLRQSEQEKEKVRKLVERQYRLKDEFTSEYHRAQDLADKRLRQANIAEKAGEEEMREFAMKEHEEYQARANRLKASRAESVEQLEMLEQKYEEMKYKLKDMHLRRMELMGRENVAHANHQINRVVDHSSEKPLARFAEMERYIEDLEFKVKSSYYRNTFDSKIEKLEKEMNQSKADTN
- the liaF gene encoding cell wall-active antibiotics response protein LiaF, whose product is MFRRLSTDTLNWILIIGVILFIIEIAFFGGGMIISALFCGLFIYVGWKRFYRLWGKISFWIGIIGLAFAVFNMMAVRFLIIAFIVLFIINYSKSKKEPEQIQPGLETDIGANQENIVRTRPLFDHKLFGDQQTKDHAYPWNDINIHGIYGDRVIDLSNTVLPDDIAVISIRHIVGNIEIYVPYEVEVSIHHSSIFGRAHIFGTQERNLMNQSLLYRTEEYDNSHLPRIKIITSLISGDIEVKRI